A stretch of DNA from Ruminococcus albus 7 = DSM 20455:
ATACCACCAACATTTTTCTGAACTTTTATCTGTCCCATTATTCTAACTCCTTTACATATCTTGCAACTGCATCCTGCCATGTTGGAAGCGGCTTAAATCCTGCTTCAACCAGCTTTGACTTATCAAGTCGGCTGTTGAATGGTCTTGCAGCCTTTGAGAGTCCATACTCGGCTGTAGTAACCGGTATGACTTTAGTGGACATTCCTGCTGCTTTGTATATCTCTTTAGTAAAATCATACCAGCTGATATAGCCGCCTTCGTTTGTTGCATGGTAATAGCCATATTTCTCGGTTTCTATCATATCAACGAGCAGCCTTGCAAGATCAAAAGTATATGTAGGTGTACCGATCTGATCGTTTACAACCCTTACTTCATCATGTGTCTTGCCGACATTTATCATAGTCTTGATGAAGTTCTTGCCGTTCTTGCCGAATACCCAGGCAATACGTACAATGAAGTACTTTTCAAGGGTATTTGCAACCGCAAGCTCTCCGTCAAGCTTAGTCTGACCATATACATTCATTGGTGCATAGTCCTTGCAATCCGGAATCCAAGGCTCGGTTCCCTGACCGTTGAACACATAGTCAGTGCTGATGTAGACCATTTTTGCATTGATCTTCTTGCAGATATCAGCGATATTCTGCGTACCGTCAACATTTATTGCCTTGACCTTCGGCTTATTCTCCTCGTCCTCAGCAGCATCTACTGCTGTCCATGCAGCACAGTGGATAACAACATCACACTTGGAGTTGGAGATAACAGTTTCAACCGCATTTTTATCGGTAATATCAAGCTTTACATATTCAGCATTTGTTACAGCACTTCCATCTGCAGCGCCTGAATATACATCAGTGATATCACTGCCGACAGCTTCAATACTTCTTGCAGCCAGTTCGTTCACAACATCATGTCCGAGCTGACCGTTAACGCCAGTTACAAAAACCTTCATCATCGATTCCCATACATCTTCTCGTAGTAGTTCTGATACTCACCGGAGATGATGTCCTTCCACCATTTTTCGTTGTCGAGATACCACCTTATCGTCTTCTTGATGCCGTCTGCGAACTTTGTCTCAGGCAACCAACCGAGTTCGTTGTGGATCTTTGTCGGATCAATAGCATAACGCATATCGTGGCCTTTACGATCGGTAACATATG
This window harbors:
- the rfbD gene encoding dTDP-4-dehydrorhamnose reductase, whose protein sequence is MKVFVTGVNGQLGHDVVNELAARSIEAVGSDITDVYSGAADGSAVTNAEYVKLDITDKNAVETVISNSKCDVVIHCAAWTAVDAAEDEENKPKVKAINVDGTQNIADICKKINAKMVYISTDYVFNGQGTEPWIPDCKDYAPMNVYGQTKLDGELAVANTLEKYFIVRIAWVFGKNGKNFIKTMINVGKTHDEVRVVNDQIGTPTYTFDLARLLVDMIETEKYGYYHATNEGGYISWYDFTKEIYKAAGMSTKVIPVTTAEYGLSKAARPFNSRLDKSKLVEAGFKPLPTWQDAVARYVKELE